The following proteins are co-located in the Glycine soja cultivar W05 unplaced genomic scaffold, ASM419377v2 tig00106191_1_pilon, whole genome shotgun sequence genome:
- the LOC114404749 gene encoding uncharacterized protein LOC114404749 → MAAKDLYYYPKQTTNKTMLTTRQFKCMLEKHKLFLLPVRFQSTSNWISHFANTLDMPENKSENRAKIESFWEGALKDIYEETLMYDNNDVVHSPDECVDPETRKIKVPKSEFVKTYKNSVFSLLDCYRYENNDAQTLESLQREIEDLTLNFSEDSIYKTSPNIMVMLTKNNLPSAKEFLRGKYLMDKEYPGRMTIYAESRSGDSLETSGSELSDEENKNLRCVLSESDKSLLVELGEHSIECLLVHTLGHLFNLENIVSLASLVDRIERNVRDYASSSTLYYNSRVCNLSMDAVDKGTKASKTRAYPFGTALVEFLVSRGLLRLVTYNVDLLNFSDDSGPKTVVKNVVKKGHNYYRSSLVYAECLFNPALLPIKLNLPMVFPPKDWEPHKPEQKRKLLHISDIYGGYLSNPTGQIYSTQRSMSSPDAKNFFIYFGENKYQESHNKQNKFCTSISSLQRQSFKINSNFLNFILENRELLEECGYLMPEFLSKVILAHASRKLRSHFEKNKDIQTICKFSDVYALLIKNMQRARYECTILDLAKAYSGYSLYFPAFIDFRGRIYRSGIFHFHERDLARSLLLIDCKDNIEYSSPEINNYLNMYLTATAFLYQSYKYEEDALNDINNKLLPLPNLECKENFKTYLKTLVIESRMAKRPFQYLSNIYLLSSSDLMSFVDLYNCVPVTQDASASAYQLMAYFLLDKNFAKLTNLFDTGSGEIFDIYSHMRIELISFIKDSLSEENPELCAILDRVLTRSIVKQIYMPIIYGKTANSTTKDLIVSLCQDLLPKECTILSVLCFKFWQEKYSFMYSFIQLISLVGRVCSYLDRPVLYSTEYFSTSQDYKKMEKHSVRVFNSYLKKAHNVTLSFPSKERDKRKSGVSTFVNFIHQKDAQIAMSIAFYANSYNIPLYTVHDNFITNIHYCKYISKIYLHVIKEMGPPLKIINRFIYKNIMEPAIAKGLYNNVKGYNLKSFDERIIPEPILDEFLKIGLISPEDVTNAAGLKKINNKLKQRYQLYCNAVCGSNKKFDDHLFKWNRFRDALIGENCIHY, encoded by the coding sequence ATGGCGGCAAAAGACCTGTATTATTACCCgaaacaaacaacaaacaaaacaatgtTGACGACTCGTCAATTTAAATGTATGCTGGAGaagcataaattatttttacttccgGTTCGATTTCAATCTACTTCTAACTGGATTTCTCACTTTGCAAATACATTGGATATGCCGGAAAATAAAAGCGAGAATCGTGCTAAAATAGAAAGTTTCTGGGAAGGTGCTTTAAAGGATATTTACGAAGAAACACTAATGTATGATAATAATGATGTGGTCCACAGTCCGGATGAATGCGTTGATCCTGAAACACGAAAAATAAAAGTCCCTAAATCAGAGTTTGTTAAGACATATAAAAATAGCGTCTTTTCTCTTCTGGACTGTTATAGATATGAAAATAATGATGCACAAACATTAGAATCGCTTCAGAGAGAAATTGAGGATCTGACTTTGAACTTCTCTGAAGATAGTATTTATAAAACTAGTCCTAACATTATGGTAATGTTAACTAAAAACAACTTGCCAAGTGCTAAGGAATTCCTTCGTGGAAAGTATCTTATGGATAAAGAATATCCCGGCAGAATGACCATTTATGCAGAAAGTCGAAGTGGTGATAGTCTAGAAACCAGCGGCTCAGAGCTATCCGATGAGGAGAATAAAAATCTAAGATGTGTACTATCTGAAAGTGATAAGTCGTTGTTGGTAGAGTTAGGCGAGCACTCCATTGAGTGCCTACTGGTTCACACCCTAGGCCATCTGTTTAATCTGGAAAATATTGTCAGTCTTGCTAGTTTGGTTGATCGTATAGAACGCAATGTAAGGGATTATGCCTCATCGTCAACATTGTATTATAATAGTAGGGTATGTAATCTAAGTATGGATGCTGTTGATAAAGGTACTAAAGCATCTAAAACTAGAGCTTATCCCTTTGGTACAGCATTAGTTGAATTTTTAGTGAGTCGTGGTCTATTGCGCTTAGTAACATATAATGttgatttattaaatttctctGATGATAGTGGTCCAAAGACTGTTGTCAAAAATGTTGTCAAAAAGGGCCATAATTACTATAGGAGCTCTTTAGTATATGCCGAATGCTTGTTTAACCCCGCATTACTTCCTATAAAGTTAAACCTACCTATGGTATTTCCACCTAAAGATTGGGAGCCCCACAAACCTGAACAGAAACGTAAGTTGTTACATATATCTGATATATATGGTGGTTATTTAAGCAACCCTACGGGCCAAATCTACAGCACTCAACGGAGTATGAGTTCTCCCGATGCGAAGAATTTCTTCATCTATTTCGGTGAAAATAAGTATCAAGAAAGTCATAATAAGCAAAATAAGTTTTGTACTAGCATCAGTAGCTTACAGCGTCAatcctttaaaataaatagtaatttccttaattttatattagaaaatagGGAATTATTAGAAGAATGTGGCTACTTGATGCCCGAATTTCTTTCAAAGGTAATACTAGCCCATGCCTCCAGGAAACTTAGAAGTCATTTTGAAAAGAATAAGGATATTCAAACAATATGCAAATTTAGTGATGTGTACGCTCTATTAATAAAGAATATGCAGCGGGCACGTTATGAGTGTACGATTTTAGATCTGGCAAAGGCCTACTCTGgatattctttatattttccaGCATTTATTGACTTCAGAGGTCGAATCTATCGCAGCGGCATCTTTCACTTCCACGAGCGGGATTTAGCCCGAAGTCTACTATTAATAGATTGTAAAGATAATATAGAATATTCTTCCcctgaaattaataattatctaAATATGTATCTAACCGCAACTGCATTCCTCTATCAATCATATAAATATGAGGAGGATGCTctaaatgatataaataataaattattaccaTTACCTAATCTAGAGTGTAAAGAGAACTTTAAAACGTATTTAAAGACATTAGTGATAGAATCACGGATGGCTAAACGGCCATTCCAATATTTATCTAATATTTACCTATTATCATCATCGGATTTAATGTCTTTCGTTGATCTGTATAATTGTGTTCCTGTAACTCAGGATGCTAGCGCTAGCGCATATCAACTGATGGCTTATTTCCTCCTGGATAAGAATTTTGCGAAACTAACAAATCTTTTTGATACCGGCAGCGGTGAGATATTTGACATCTATTCTCACATGAGAATTGaattaatttcattcatcaaagactCTCTTAGTGAGGAGAATCCTGAGCTATGCGCAATTTTGGATAGGGTCCTAACTAGGAGTATAGTTAAGCAAATATATATGCCAATTATATATGGTAAAACAGCTAATAGCACAACTAAGGATCTTATAGTGAGTCTTTGCCAAgatctcttgccaaaagaatgtACTATACTGTCGGTTCTATGCTTCAAATTTTGGCAAGAAAAATACAGTTTTATGTATTCGTTTATCCAGCTGATCAGCCTGGTAGGTCGGGTATGCTCTTACCTAGATCGACCAGTCTTGTACAGCACAGAATATTTTAGCACATCCCAGGATtataaaaagatggaaaaacacTCAGTTAGAGTCTTCAACTCTTACTTGAAAAAGGCCCATAATGTCACACTCTCGTTTCCCTCAAAAGAGCGGGATAAGAGGAAAAGTGGGGTATCCACATTCGTTAACTTCATTCATCAAAAGGACGCGCAAATTGCTATGTCTATTGCCTTCTATGCGAACTCATATAATATACCTCTGTACACAGTGCACGACAACTTCATAACAAATATACattattgtaaatatatatCTAAAATCTATCTACATGTCATAAAGGAAATGGGGCCCCCTCTTAAAATCATTAACcgctttatttataaaaatattatggagCCGGCTATAGCGAAGGGCCTCTATAATAATGTAAAAGGCTACAATTTGAAGTCTTTTGATGAAAGGATCATACCAGAGCCTATTTTAGATGAGTTCTTAAAAATTGGACTCATTTCTCCAGAAGATGTCACGAATGCAGctggtttaaaaaaaataaacaataagttgaaacaaagatatcaactcTATTGTAATGCGGTCTGCGGATCTAATAAGAAATTTGATGATCATTTGTTTAAATGGAATAGGTTTAGAGATGCCCTGATTGGGGAAAATTGTATAcattattaa